From the Nodularia sp. NIES-3585 genome, one window contains:
- a CDS encoding phytanoyl-CoA dioxygenase: MKTVIQKINNRILQNIYRTPLLSHLSNITYQGLIEEHLDKLPSLSSNDLTLLEALRKEKIVVTSLADISIASTSEMLQAASSLMSEIPEKISGNKDEFTIHATPKQIMAHLEIFLWGLQERLLNITENYLGLPVAYHGPYFRRDIANGIQKKSRLWHLDKEDRKLLKIIIYLNDVDHDGGPFQYIPNSFTSTIARSLRYKYEYIQNQTMQEVISPLNWKPCTGPAGTVIIADTANIFHRGTVPTASDRFTIFFDYSSRSPKHPFYYQSSLSNEDLAIISTKLSKNQNQCVFWRSRI; encoded by the coding sequence ATGAAAACAGTGATCCAAAAAATTAATAATCGAATTTTACAAAATATCTACCGGACTCCATTGTTGAGTCATTTATCTAACATTACTTATCAAGGATTAATCGAAGAACATCTAGATAAGTTGCCTAGCCTTTCCAGCAATGATTTAACTTTACTGGAAGCTCTGAGAAAAGAAAAAATTGTTGTGACTTCATTAGCAGATATTTCAATTGCTTCCACTTCAGAAATGTTACAAGCAGCGTCAAGCTTGATGTCAGAAATTCCTGAAAAAATCTCTGGAAATAAAGATGAGTTCACCATTCATGCTACCCCCAAGCAAATTATGGCACATTTAGAAATTTTTCTCTGGGGACTTCAAGAACGGTTACTCAATATTACTGAAAATTATTTAGGTCTGCCAGTAGCTTATCATGGGCCATATTTTCGTAGAGATATCGCTAATGGAATTCAAAAAAAATCAAGGTTATGGCATTTAGACAAGGAAGACAGAAAATTACTTAAGATTATTATTTATTTAAATGACGTTGATCATGATGGCGGTCCGTTTCAATATATTCCCAACTCTTTTACCTCAACAATAGCTCGTTCCCTGAGATATAAATATGAGTACATTCAAAACCAAACTATGCAAGAAGTTATATCACCACTAAATTGGAAACCTTGCACAGGCCCTGCTGGTACAGTAATCATTGCTGACACTGCTAACATTTTCCACCGGGGAACAGTACCTACCGCTTCAGATAGATTCACAATATTTTTTGACTACAGTTCTAGATCACCAAAACACCCTTTTTATTACCAATCTTCCTTGAGTAATGAGGATTTAGCCATAATTTCTACAAAACTTTCTAAAAATCAAAACCAGTGTGTTTTTTGGCGATCGCGGATTTGA
- a CDS encoding DNA-binding transcriptional regulator: protein MKEGSKYQPLLEFLRGSEQNEITLSFAEIEVLIKNTLPNSAKSKRAWWSNRSKGALQASAWIEAGYRVENVDFDQQQIKFYKPPNQFQVQLKGDTVLWNAELIKALRLHMGLTQAEFAQRLGVYQQTVSQWENSAYEPTLATSKYLNLVAVQAGFKYINRD from the coding sequence ATGAAGGAGGGCAGTAAATACCAACCACTCCTAGAATTTTTACGTGGCAGTGAACAAAATGAAATAACTTTATCATTTGCTGAAATTGAGGTTTTAATTAAAAATACTTTGCCCAATTCAGCAAAAAGTAAACGGGCATGGTGGAGTAATCGGAGCAAAGGCGCATTGCAAGCCTCAGCCTGGATAGAAGCAGGATATCGCGTGGAAAATGTTGATTTTGATCAGCAGCAAATCAAATTCTATAAACCTCCTAATCAGTTTCAAGTTCAACTTAAAGGTGACACTGTACTGTGGAATGCTGAACTAATCAAAGCATTAAGGCTTCACATGGGTTTAACACAGGCAGAGTTTGCACAAAGGCTGGGTGTCTATCAGCAAACAGTTAGTCAATGGGAAAATTCAGCATATGAACCAACCCTAGCTACATCAAAATACCTAAACTTGGTTGCTGTTCAGGCGGGATTTAAATACATCAACAGAGACTAA
- a CDS encoding restriction endonuclease subunit S produces the protein MEKTMVNLSQLREKGVWNFQPYSQVVTGAMAQLKNSPFPVVKLGTLLVEGTTKRGYSVTGFEDVGGIPLLSARNILAQGINLDHVRYLTPDSHKKLEETQVHQGDVLVSMIMRPGIAAVYESDEPANINSHLARLRLTNQIDPAYLVFYLNSDVGQALIHSLSTGSVQPMLTINALNNLLVMLPPIAEQKQIVAEAQRLTQEAGKLSQAAEERRAEAQKLFGKLFQGAV, from the coding sequence ATGGAAAAAACTATGGTTAATCTTTCACAGCTACGCGAGAAAGGTGTCTGGAACTTTCAGCCTTACTCCCAAGTGGTTACAGGTGCAATGGCTCAATTAAAGAACAGTCCCTTTCCAGTAGTTAAATTGGGAACTTTACTCGTTGAGGGAACTACCAAGCGTGGTTATTCTGTGACAGGGTTTGAGGATGTGGGCGGGATTCCTTTACTCTCAGCACGTAATATTTTGGCACAGGGTATAAACCTTGATCATGTACGCTATCTAACTCCAGATTCTCACAAGAAACTTGAAGAAACTCAAGTTCATCAGGGTGATGTACTGGTAAGTATGATCATGCGTCCGGGGATAGCTGCTGTTTATGAATCGGACGAGCCTGCCAACATAAATTCACACCTGGCGAGACTACGCCTGACGAACCAAATTGATCCAGCTTATTTGGTTTTCTATCTCAATTCAGATGTTGGTCAAGCCCTCATTCACTCCCTTTCAACTGGTAGCGTTCAGCCTATGTTAACTATTAATGCTTTAAATAATTTACTTGTCATGCTCCCACCTATTGCTGAACAAAAACAGATTGTTGCAGAAGCACAGCGATTAACACAAGAGGCAGGAAAATTATCGCAAGCTGCTGAAGAGCGCCGTGCTGAAGCCCAAAAGCTTTTTGGAAAGCTATTTCAAGGGGCAGTGTAA